One part of the Vibrio hyugaensis genome encodes these proteins:
- a CDS encoding ABC transporter permease → MSDSNWLSEFPEMDRSDLRTIRKTLDGAYRDFSREYGDLIESFFDPLLSFLVWFEKLLISTPWMIILGVCTALVYAASRSWKLAVACFVSLILIGYFGMWEDTMRTLSIITVCTMLAIALGIPIGIAMARSNRVQSVVTPLLDVMQTMPAFVYLIPVVMLLGIGKIPGLIAVVIYAIPPVIRLTNLGIRLVDKEVLEAATAFGASNKQRLVGVQLPLAMPTIMAGINQTIMMALSMVVIASMIGVKGLGQPVLKSITNQYFTLGLLNGLAIVALAILFDRASQAYAKRTQAHLGDLKHD, encoded by the coding sequence ATGTCTGACTCGAATTGGCTGAGCGAATTTCCAGAAATGGATCGCTCCGATCTTAGAACCATCCGAAAAACACTTGATGGCGCATACCGCGACTTCTCTCGTGAATATGGCGACCTTATTGAATCCTTCTTCGACCCACTGCTCTCATTTCTCGTTTGGTTCGAAAAACTCCTCATTTCTACACCATGGATGATCATTCTTGGTGTGTGTACCGCATTGGTTTATGCCGCAAGCCGATCGTGGAAATTGGCTGTCGCGTGTTTCGTGTCATTAATCCTGATTGGGTACTTTGGCATGTGGGAAGACACGATGCGGACGCTCAGTATAATCACGGTGTGTACCATGCTCGCCATTGCGCTCGGCATTCCGATTGGTATTGCCATGGCACGCTCCAATCGCGTGCAATCCGTCGTGACACCACTGCTCGACGTGATGCAAACCATGCCCGCGTTCGTCTATCTGATTCCGGTCGTTATGCTCCTTGGTATAGGTAAGATCCCAGGTTTGATTGCTGTTGTGATCTACGCGATTCCACCAGTCATTCGTTTAACCAACTTAGGCATTCGACTCGTAGATAAGGAAGTTCTTGAAGCCGCCACCGCCTTTGGTGCAAGTAACAAGCAACGCTTAGTCGGCGTACAATTACCTTTGGCAATGCCAACCATTATGGCTGGTATCAACCAAACCATCATGATGGCACTTTCTATGGTTGTTATCGCTTCTATGATTGGCGTTAAAGGCTTAGGTCAGCCAGTATTAAAATCAATCACCAACCAGTATTTCACCCTTGGTCTGCTTAACGGCCTAGCAATTGTGGCACTGGCGATTCTGTTTGACCGAGCGTCGCAAGCTTACGCGAAGCGAACCCAAGCACACTTAGGAGATCTGAAACATGACTAA
- a CDS encoding ABC transporter substrate-binding protein — MTYKTPLLLAIGALAATNANASECGTVTIADMNWNSATLIANVDRFILEHGYGCDAELIPGDTMPTGTSMIEKGQPDVAPELWSNSLKDALDKGVEEKRLRYAGKALVDGGEEGFWIPAYLVKQYPEMKTIEGVKKHAKLFSHPEDKSKSAFYSCPAGWNCQISAGNLYKAMDLASAGFDIIDPGSSAGLSGSIAKAYEREQAWFGYYWAPTAVLGKYDMVKVDFGSGVDLEEFVNCTTQPECDAPKATMYPPSPVHTITTEKFASRSPAAYDYFSKRGFTNANMNQLLAWMEDNQADGEETMFHFLENYPQIWTAWVPQDVAKKVQSAL, encoded by the coding sequence ATGACGTACAAAACTCCCTTACTACTAGCGATTGGTGCGCTAGCGGCGACCAACGCAAACGCAAGTGAGTGTGGAACGGTTACCATTGCAGATATGAACTGGAACTCTGCAACACTGATTGCCAATGTGGACCGTTTTATTCTTGAGCACGGCTACGGCTGTGATGCCGAACTCATCCCCGGCGATACCATGCCGACCGGCACCTCAATGATTGAAAAAGGCCAACCAGACGTCGCTCCAGAACTTTGGAGTAACAGTCTGAAAGATGCATTAGACAAAGGCGTTGAAGAAAAACGCCTTCGCTATGCGGGCAAAGCGCTGGTCGACGGCGGTGAAGAAGGATTCTGGATCCCTGCCTACCTTGTTAAACAATACCCTGAAATGAAAACCATCGAAGGCGTGAAGAAGCACGCTAAGCTGTTCTCTCACCCAGAAGATAAAAGCAAGTCCGCATTCTACAGCTGTCCTGCGGGCTGGAACTGCCAGATTAGTGCGGGTAACTTGTACAAAGCAATGGACCTAGCAAGCGCTGGTTTTGATATTATCGACCCAGGCTCGAGTGCAGGTTTATCCGGCTCTATCGCAAAAGCTTACGAACGTGAGCAAGCATGGTTTGGTTACTACTGGGCCCCGACAGCTGTGTTAGGTAAATACGACATGGTGAAAGTCGATTTCGGTAGCGGCGTGGATTTGGAAGAGTTTGTGAACTGTACAACTCAACCTGAATGTGACGCACCAAAAGCAACCATGTACCCACCTTCACCAGTTCATACGATCACCACTGAAAAGTTTGCTTCTCGCTCTCCAGCCGCTTATGACTACTTCTCTAAGCGCGGCTTTACTAATGCAAACATGAACCAACTATTGGCTTGGATGGAAGACAACCAAGCTGACGGCGAAGAAACGATGTTCCATTTCCTAGAAAACTACCCACAAATCTGGACCGCTTGGGTGCCTCAAGACGTAGCTAAAAAAGTGCAAAGCGCACTGTAA
- a CDS encoding DUF134 domain-containing protein: MARPKIERRICGSAAHHCFKPNGVPFYELEKVNILPEELEALRLADLEGLSQQQAADQMGVSRQTFGNMVKSARFKVAKSLVEGHALVFPDQESNS; the protein is encoded by the coding sequence ATGGCGAGACCAAAAATAGAAAGACGCATATGCGGAAGTGCAGCGCACCATTGCTTTAAGCCCAATGGCGTGCCGTTTTATGAGCTAGAAAAAGTCAACATATTGCCAGAAGAACTAGAGGCGTTGCGATTGGCAGATCTGGAAGGATTGAGCCAACAGCAAGCCGCCGACCAAATGGGAGTCTCTCGCCAGACCTTTGGTAATATGGTGAAAAGCGCGCGTTTTAAAGTCGCGAAGAGCCTAGTAGAGGGTCATGCACTTGTTTTTCCTGACCAGGAGTCAAACTCATGA
- a CDS encoding NifB/NifX family molybdenum-iron cluster-binding protein codes for MIYAIPNDGERVANHFVKAPYIAIYSDTEGLLKNLANIAAMPQAGCKAKSQLIQSLQEYKVDAVLVRNIGERALGKLLSSGKQVFKLSTRSSLDDVMGVPRSPLTVATQGRPSTNHAKKGGCGGCGSKKAPQLSLNPQSQSKNTLMTLRPTKLKALVSSYVKEVK; via the coding sequence ATGATTTACGCCATTCCGAACGACGGCGAACGCGTCGCCAATCACTTTGTTAAAGCCCCATACATCGCGATTTATTCCGACACGGAAGGATTGTTGAAGAACCTCGCTAATATTGCCGCTATGCCTCAAGCTGGCTGCAAAGCGAAATCGCAACTTATTCAGTCCTTGCAAGAGTACAAGGTGGATGCGGTTTTGGTTCGCAACATCGGGGAGCGTGCGCTTGGCAAGCTTCTGAGCAGTGGTAAGCAAGTCTTCAAGCTATCGACGCGTAGTTCATTGGACGATGTGATGGGCGTGCCGCGCTCGCCATTAACGGTTGCAACGCAAGGTCGTCCTTCAACCAATCACGCCAAAAAAGGTGGCTGTGGTGGTTGCGGCAGCAAAAAAGCGCCACAGCTATCGCTCAACCCCCAATCCCAATCAAAAAATACACTCATGACACTTCGCCCGACTAAACTAAAAGCATTGGTTTCTTCTTACGTCAAAGAGGTGAAGTAA
- the nqrM gene encoding (Na+)-NQR maturation NqrM has translation MVWLFTFLGFLAIILLMSLGVIFHNKRIQGSCGGLNNVGVDKVCNCETSCTENERRLYQIQEPNSKVNR, from the coding sequence ATGGTTTGGTTGTTCACTTTTCTTGGGTTCTTAGCCATCATTTTGTTGATGTCACTGGGCGTGATCTTTCACAACAAGCGCATTCAAGGCAGTTGCGGTGGCTTGAACAACGTAGGCGTTGATAAAGTGTGTAACTGCGAGACGAGTTGTACGGAGAACGAACGCCGCCTTTATCAGATCCAAGAACCAAACTCGAAAGTGAATAGGTAG
- a CDS encoding sugar O-acetyltransferase has translation MSSKLADFSVHIPITPELFEFQTEVKEKLYDFNHARPSEHLKKAEIIESLLGSANGVNIVPPFYCDMGKNIHFTQGGFLNAGVTILDLAPVHIGEYVQIGPNVVISTAGHPFELAERVRPIATGNPITIGDSVWIGAGVIILDGVTIGDRTIIGAGSVVTKDIPADSVAVGNPCRVVKTIEQSEMPSEEEIIEMWRPLMEIKLD, from the coding sequence ATGAGTAGCAAACTGGCTGATTTTTCTGTGCATATTCCTATTACTCCTGAGCTGTTTGAGTTTCAAACCGAAGTGAAGGAGAAGCTGTATGACTTTAATCACGCACGACCTTCCGAGCATTTGAAGAAAGCCGAGATCATCGAGTCGCTCCTTGGCAGTGCGAACGGCGTGAATATTGTGCCACCTTTTTATTGTGACATGGGTAAGAACATCCACTTTACCCAAGGTGGCTTTTTGAATGCTGGCGTCACCATTCTCGATCTTGCACCTGTTCATATTGGTGAGTATGTGCAAATTGGCCCGAATGTGGTGATCAGCACGGCGGGACATCCGTTTGAACTGGCAGAACGCGTTCGTCCGATAGCAACGGGCAACCCAATTACCATCGGTGACAGTGTTTGGATTGGCGCAGGTGTCATCATTCTGGACGGTGTGACGATTGGCGATAGAACAATTATTGGTGCTGGTAGTGTGGTTACCAAAGACATTCCCGCCGACAGTGTCGCGGTTGGGAACCCATGCCGTGTAGTAAAGACCATCGAGCAGAGCGAAATGCCATCCGAGGAAGAGATTATCGAGATGTGGCGACCATTGATGGAAATTAAGCTAGATTAA
- a CDS encoding EAL domain-containing protein: MTRRVLDRRPTIGIILPMLSGFYMGELNATLRQMAKQHGVNLIFIRSGHRRDFDLPVALNHLDALMVVLHSAADHLVQTALNKGIPVLSLGASYAPLDVEQFISVQSDGVKALYHWLSEQGHQRIGFCGDLSVNDVRARFKAFQHATSEHHGAFNPDDFFCVSNCSLAGGREAAVEFVQRDSQCTAVICATDHNAIGMIEQLKHLQINVPDKVAVVGIDNVFFGLQTQPPLTTADQQLEVLAHNAFERALERINGAPFSSHINQVPQKLVIRQSCGNRNPIYESAECPNSIRHALLNVAGRSPTEIFENFYSQAQNGFNSILDAQSLYGNNLDWACLAQCNREQYLVESWVEQGMTQPTTLPKQSTASDDIRDFPFLEGCEHFVATVMPVATGQKNQWQLVAVVDSLNDPQNIGTQSVFNNYLDMLSLFIERDALLNTSTLRQKNSQQLLQQLKVVSNSSNDGIWDWDLTSNKLRWNSRLVNMLGNESISHKRSIDCDHLFQFIHPEDIDQLEEHIQAHLVDRVPFKTEFRIRKHDSSYIWVQANGSAVRNAQGHAVRFIGSMTDVTEQRESAAKIHHMAYFDSLTGVANRRKIMEDIVEHIDTNPDKPSAIMLMDLNRFKMINDSFGHHVGDALLCHITKELEDVLLEPHTIARLGGDEFLFFCQVSNAAQASQIASMILRTIEKPMIHEEMELVSQGSLGISFYPFDGNSPEELVKKADIAMYQAKQLGGRKVVHYNNTMEATTQSLMKFEHHLNRALEQSEIDVFYQPQLCHKTQRVIAVEALARWQSEALGFVPPSQFIQVAENAGMITRLGEYILNRVCRDVQQSAWLQSMSHISVNISAKQLVQPYFADEVIQTILNYRLPLSLFCIEITETAAISDYDLCVKSLEKLKKAGITISLDDFGTGFSSLSLLKKLPLSEIKIDRTFIADIIKDQSNLDFVSTMILMGRSLGYRIVAEGVETADHVSSLSGLGVDLLQGYYFSRPMPIEQLEQQYTPLNVI, translated from the coding sequence ATGACTAGACGAGTTTTAGATAGACGACCAACCATTGGTATCATTCTGCCAATGTTGAGCGGTTTTTATATGGGAGAGCTTAACGCCACGTTGCGCCAAATGGCCAAACAGCATGGGGTTAATTTGATTTTTATTCGAAGCGGGCATCGCCGAGATTTCGATTTACCCGTCGCACTGAATCATCTTGATGCTTTGATGGTGGTGCTGCACTCCGCCGCAGATCACTTGGTTCAGACGGCGCTAAACAAGGGCATTCCAGTACTCTCTTTAGGTGCAAGCTATGCGCCGTTAGACGTAGAACAGTTTATTAGCGTTCAAAGTGATGGTGTCAAAGCGCTTTACCATTGGTTGTCTGAGCAAGGCCATCAACGTATTGGCTTTTGTGGTGACCTATCTGTAAACGACGTTCGTGCTCGCTTCAAAGCTTTCCAACACGCAACCAGCGAACATCATGGTGCCTTTAACCCTGATGATTTTTTCTGTGTCAGTAACTGTTCCTTAGCTGGAGGACGAGAAGCAGCTGTCGAGTTTGTCCAACGTGACTCACAATGTACAGCGGTTATTTGTGCTACTGACCACAATGCGATTGGCATGATAGAGCAACTCAAACATTTACAAATCAATGTTCCAGATAAAGTCGCGGTCGTGGGAATCGATAATGTATTCTTCGGCCTACAAACTCAGCCCCCGTTAACAACAGCCGATCAGCAATTGGAAGTTCTGGCACATAACGCCTTTGAACGCGCACTTGAGAGAATCAACGGTGCCCCCTTCTCCAGCCACATCAACCAAGTACCACAGAAACTCGTGATTCGACAATCTTGCGGTAATCGTAATCCAATTTATGAATCAGCAGAGTGCCCGAACTCTATTCGCCACGCGCTGCTAAATGTGGCAGGTCGTTCGCCCACTGAGATTTTCGAAAACTTCTACTCTCAAGCCCAAAATGGCTTCAACTCGATCCTTGATGCGCAAAGCCTTTACGGCAACAATCTCGATTGGGCTTGCCTCGCCCAATGCAACCGAGAGCAATATCTGGTAGAAAGCTGGGTAGAGCAAGGCATGACCCAACCAACGACTCTGCCGAAGCAAAGTACTGCAAGCGATGACATCCGAGACTTCCCATTTCTAGAAGGATGTGAACATTTTGTTGCGACGGTCATGCCCGTTGCTACCGGTCAAAAGAATCAATGGCAACTAGTAGCCGTAGTCGATTCATTGAACGACCCACAAAACATTGGCACTCAGTCCGTTTTCAACAACTACCTCGATATGTTGTCTTTGTTCATCGAACGCGACGCCTTGCTCAATACCAGCACCTTGCGTCAGAAAAACTCACAGCAGTTGCTGCAACAACTCAAAGTGGTATCGAATAGCTCAAATGATGGTATCTGGGACTGGGATTTAACCAGTAATAAACTACGTTGGAACAGTCGTTTGGTGAACATGCTCGGCAATGAAAGCATCTCCCATAAACGTTCCATCGATTGCGACCATCTATTCCAATTTATTCACCCTGAAGACATCGACCAATTGGAAGAACACATCCAAGCACATTTGGTTGATAGAGTGCCGTTCAAAACTGAATTCCGCATTCGCAAACACGATAGTAGTTACATCTGGGTACAAGCCAATGGCTCTGCTGTGCGCAATGCACAAGGTCATGCGGTGCGCTTTATCGGCTCAATGACCGATGTGACCGAGCAAAGAGAAAGTGCAGCGAAAATTCATCATATGGCGTATTTCGATTCTTTGACAGGCGTGGCTAACCGCCGCAAGATCATGGAAGACATTGTTGAGCATATTGATACCAATCCAGATAAGCCAAGTGCAATTATGTTGATGGATCTCAACCGATTTAAAATGATCAACGACTCCTTCGGACATCACGTCGGTGATGCCTTGCTATGCCATATCACCAAGGAACTTGAGGACGTGTTACTCGAACCACATACCATCGCTCGCTTAGGTGGTGACGAGTTCTTATTTTTCTGCCAAGTCAGTAATGCTGCGCAAGCAAGTCAAATTGCCAGCATGATTTTACGCACCATCGAAAAGCCGATGATTCATGAAGAAATGGAATTGGTCAGCCAAGGCAGTTTGGGGATCTCTTTCTATCCATTCGATGGCAATAGCCCAGAAGAGTTGGTTAAAAAAGCCGACATCGCCATGTATCAAGCCAAGCAATTAGGTGGTCGCAAAGTGGTGCATTACAACAACACTATGGAAGCTACCACACAAAGCTTGATGAAGTTTGAACATCACCTAAATCGAGCCCTCGAACAAAGCGAAATTGATGTGTTCTATCAACCACAGTTGTGCCACAAAACGCAGCGTGTGATTGCGGTTGAAGCATTAGCTCGCTGGCAGTCTGAGGCGCTCGGTTTTGTGCCTCCAAGCCAGTTTATTCAAGTCGCTGAAAATGCAGGCATGATCACGCGATTGGGTGAATACATCCTTAATCGAGTCTGCCGTGACGTTCAGCAATCTGCTTGGCTGCAATCAATGAGCCACATTTCGGTTAACATCAGCGCAAAACAACTTGTTCAGCCTTACTTCGCTGACGAGGTCATTCAGACCATCCTCAATTACCGTCTGCCGTTGTCATTGTTCTGCATCGAGATCACCGAAACCGCTGCCATTAGTGATTACGACTTGTGTGTGAAGTCGCTTGAGAAGCTAAAAAAAGCAGGCATTACCATCTCTTTGGATGACTTTGGAACGGGGTTCTCCTCGTTATCATTGCTGAAAAAGCTCCCGTTAAGTGAAATAAAAATAGACCGGACTTTTATTGCAGACATCATCAAAGACCAATCCAACTTAGACTTTGTATCAACCATGATTTTAATGGGTAGGAGCCTTGGGTATCGCATCGTTGCAGAAGGGGTCGAAACCGCAGACCATGTCTCTAGCTTGAGTGGTCTTGGTGTCGATTTATTACAAGGTTATTACTTCAGTAGACCTATGCCTATTGAGCAGTTAGAGCAGCAATACACACCACTCAATGTGATTTGA
- the fusA gene encoding elongation factor G encodes MPINKIRNVAFVGQTGTGKTTLIEKLLYTCQATNHLGCVEKGDTVTDFDPQSIQYQHSIEATPVALCWNKHRLNLIDTPGQNELLGRTLSVFPAVETSALIIDPQMPINQTADRLFAFAKQQQKCQMIIINKLDNHGNKLEAVMENIIEHFGDNCLPINLPSANAKSVVDCYFEPELERDTLLSRVEDAHETLIDQVIEVDEALMELYLEQGSELTAEQLHDPFEEALRTGHVIPICFVSSETGAGVELLLRTLAEIMPMPNEGNPPLLEKNGKKVKVNCEALERSVAHVYKISVDPYMGKLAYLRVYQGEINAGSQLYIGESNKAFKVGHLYQLQGKDRSEIPKALAGDFCVLAKVDELEFDAIVHDSHEEDGVQLKTLNFPDSMYSLCLKPIKRGDEQKLSDVLNKIASEDPSLRIEHRARTNETIISGQGEFHLKVALEKMSNVYKLEVETSQPSVEYFETITKPAEGHYRHKKQSGGAGQFGEVQLKVRPLERGTGFKFVNKVVGGAIPTSLIPAVEKGIVQALEEGAISGNPIKDVEVTVYDGKYHSVDSKEIAFVIAGKKAFLDAINNAGPIVLEPIIQMELHIPTSNVGDVSGDLSGNRGLIEGTEPIDANFTMLRAKSPVNELQDYARRLRSITGGEGSFNMTLSHYEPAPPAIQKQVCDEATQ; translated from the coding sequence ATGCCTATCAATAAGATCCGCAACGTCGCTTTTGTCGGTCAAACGGGTACCGGCAAAACCACTCTGATAGAAAAACTGCTCTACACCTGCCAAGCCACCAATCATTTAGGGTGCGTGGAAAAAGGTGATACCGTCACCGACTTTGACCCTCAATCCATTCAATATCAACACAGTATCGAAGCCACCCCCGTCGCCCTTTGTTGGAACAAACATCGCCTTAACCTCATCGACACTCCGGGACAGAACGAATTACTCGGACGCACGCTCAGCGTGTTCCCTGCCGTAGAAACTTCAGCGTTGATCATCGACCCTCAAATGCCCATCAACCAAACTGCTGATCGCTTATTTGCCTTCGCGAAACAGCAACAAAAATGCCAGATGATCATCATCAACAAGCTAGACAATCACGGTAATAAGCTTGAAGCCGTGATGGAAAACATCATTGAGCATTTTGGCGATAACTGTTTACCAATCAACTTACCTTCAGCCAATGCCAAATCCGTGGTCGACTGTTATTTTGAGCCAGAATTAGAACGTGACACTTTGCTTTCACGAGTTGAAGACGCTCACGAAACTTTGATTGATCAGGTTATTGAGGTCGATGAAGCCTTGATGGAGCTCTATCTCGAACAAGGCTCAGAACTGACAGCAGAACAACTGCACGACCCATTTGAGGAAGCGTTAAGAACAGGCCACGTCATCCCAATTTGTTTTGTTTCTTCTGAAACGGGCGCAGGCGTCGAACTGCTCTTAAGAACGTTGGCAGAAATCATGCCGATGCCAAATGAAGGTAACCCGCCACTGCTTGAAAAAAATGGCAAAAAGGTCAAAGTAAATTGTGAAGCACTCGAACGCAGTGTCGCGCATGTATACAAAATCAGCGTCGATCCTTACATGGGTAAGTTAGCCTATTTGCGCGTCTATCAAGGCGAAATAAATGCTGGTTCTCAACTCTACATAGGCGAAAGCAACAAAGCCTTTAAAGTCGGACACCTATACCAATTGCAAGGCAAAGACCGCAGTGAAATCCCTAAAGCGTTGGCAGGTGATTTCTGTGTGTTAGCCAAAGTGGATGAGCTTGAGTTTGATGCCATTGTGCATGACTCCCATGAAGAAGATGGCGTACAACTTAAAACACTTAACTTCCCTGATTCCATGTACTCACTGTGTCTCAAACCGATCAAACGAGGCGATGAGCAAAAGCTCAGTGATGTGCTTAATAAAATCGCCAGTGAAGATCCATCGCTTAGAATTGAACATCGCGCACGCACCAACGAGACCATCATCAGTGGACAGGGTGAATTCCACCTCAAAGTGGCATTAGAGAAAATGTCCAATGTCTACAAACTGGAGGTTGAAACCAGCCAACCAAGTGTCGAGTATTTTGAGACCATTACTAAGCCTGCTGAAGGGCATTACCGCCATAAGAAACAAAGTGGCGGCGCTGGTCAGTTTGGTGAAGTGCAGTTGAAAGTGCGTCCCCTAGAACGGGGAACTGGCTTTAAGTTCGTCAATAAAGTCGTCGGCGGCGCGATTCCAACCTCACTTATCCCTGCGGTAGAAAAAGGCATTGTACAAGCCCTTGAAGAAGGGGCAATTTCTGGCAACCCAATCAAAGATGTCGAGGTAACGGTTTACGATGGTAAATACCACTCGGTTGATTCAAAAGAGATCGCCTTTGTGATCGCGGGTAAGAAAGCCTTTTTAGATGCCATCAATAATGCTGGACCAATTGTCTTGGAACCGATTATTCAGATGGAACTGCATATTCCGACATCGAATGTCGGTGATGTGTCTGGCGATCTTTCAGGGAACCGAGGCTTAATTGAGGGTACCGAGCCTATTGATGCCAACTTCACCATGCTAAGAGCAAAATCTCCGGTTAACGAACTGCAAGATTATGCGCGACGATTACGCTCAATAACGGGTGGTGAAGGCAGCTTCAATATGACGCTAAGCCATTACGAACCAGCACCGCCAGCCATACAAAAACAAGTGTGCGACGAAGCAACGCAGTAA
- the dgcA gene encoding N-acetyl-D-Glu racemase DgcA, with protein sequence MNIHVEPVTIAMATPFRISRGSRTECHVVRVTIEQSGVSAQGECTPYPRYGESVESVITTISQAAHELKGLFNKGETNLVSLREKLQAILPAGAARNAIDCAMWNLQAKLRGKQHSQDLFELPTSIVTAMTVSINTPEAMANQTRNYIEQGAKLLKVKLDGEQVIERVRAVREAAGDAMIVLDANEAWQDLDLEATFAALAPLNITMIEQPLPSNNDSKLKDIPHPIPLCADESCHTRQQLHKLVGKYEMVNIKLDKTGGLTEALLLAEEAKRLKFALMSGCMLGTSLAMRAALPIAVQSKVVDLDGPVLLGQDVEPALVYREGEIIL encoded by the coding sequence ATGAATATTCATGTAGAACCGGTCACCATTGCGATGGCGACGCCTTTTCGGATCTCTCGTGGGAGTCGAACCGAATGCCACGTGGTGCGAGTAACAATAGAGCAAAGTGGCGTGAGTGCCCAAGGAGAATGCACGCCATACCCTCGCTATGGCGAATCCGTTGAATCTGTCATAACAACTATCTCTCAAGCGGCCCATGAGCTTAAAGGGTTATTTAATAAAGGCGAGACAAATCTTGTTTCTCTACGAGAGAAGCTACAAGCTATTTTACCTGCGGGCGCCGCGCGCAATGCAATAGACTGTGCGATGTGGAACTTGCAAGCTAAGCTAAGGGGCAAGCAACATTCCCAAGACCTATTTGAACTGCCAACATCAATTGTCACTGCGATGACTGTGTCGATTAACACGCCAGAAGCAATGGCAAACCAGACTCGTAACTACATCGAACAAGGCGCAAAACTACTTAAAGTGAAGCTCGATGGCGAACAAGTGATTGAGCGTGTACGCGCTGTTCGTGAAGCGGCAGGCGATGCGATGATAGTGCTGGATGCGAACGAAGCTTGGCAAGATCTCGATTTAGAAGCGACCTTCGCCGCACTGGCTCCGCTCAATATCACCATGATTGAGCAGCCATTGCCATCGAACAACGACAGCAAACTGAAAGACATTCCACATCCAATCCCACTTTGTGCTGACGAGAGTTGCCATACGCGTCAACAATTGCATAAGTTAGTGGGGAAATACGAAATGGTGAACATCAAGCTCGATAAAACGGGCGGCTTAACCGAAGCCCTGTTGCTGGCAGAAGAAGCTAAGCGACTTAAGTTTGCGCTTATGTCAGGCTGTATGCTCGGCACATCACTGGCGATGCGTGCCGCACTGCCTATCGCGGTGCAATCAAAAGTGGTCGACTTAGATGGTCCAGTTTTACTGGGTCAGGATGTTGAGCCTGCTTTGGTATATCGAGAAGGTGAAATCATTCTGTAA
- the dgcN gene encoding N-acetyltransferase DgcN yields MQIAQPYLLFLGDVTDPLAAKTARGIHQWRPEICLGQLRLTSETVSLDLTDMTLQQAQQQGAKTLVIGTANPGGVIPESWQATLLEAAEMGFEIASGMHQRLSEFAPLNDLQQRGLTKLHDVRHYDEPLKVGNGKARSGKRLLTVGTDCSVGKMFSALAIEKALQQSGCKAEFKATGQTGILVAGSGISIDAVVADFISGAVEAISPEFTDHDWDIIEGQGSLFNPSFAGVSLGLLHGAQADALVLCHEIGRPHIRNLPHAKLPSIEQTIEANLQAARLTNPDTQLVGICLNTSAVSEQEAAQLCQDWSKQYHVPVTDPVRFGVAEIAQKIIAI; encoded by the coding sequence ATGCAAATCGCTCAACCTTACTTACTATTTCTCGGCGACGTCACCGACCCACTCGCCGCAAAAACCGCGCGAGGCATTCATCAATGGCGTCCTGAAATTTGCTTAGGGCAACTTCGCCTTACGTCAGAAACCGTCTCCCTAGATTTAACGGATATGACGCTGCAACAGGCACAGCAGCAAGGCGCAAAAACGCTTGTCATCGGTACCGCAAACCCTGGTGGTGTTATTCCTGAATCATGGCAGGCGACGTTACTAGAAGCGGCGGAAATGGGGTTTGAAATTGCCTCAGGTATGCACCAACGTCTTTCTGAATTTGCGCCTTTGAATGACTTACAACAACGCGGTTTAACCAAGTTGCACGATGTACGCCATTACGATGAACCGCTGAAAGTGGGCAATGGTAAAGCGCGCTCGGGTAAACGCTTACTAACGGTTGGCACCGACTGCTCGGTTGGAAAAATGTTCTCAGCCCTCGCGATTGAGAAAGCCTTACAGCAATCTGGTTGTAAAGCTGAGTTCAAGGCTACAGGTCAAACCGGAATCCTTGTCGCAGGCAGCGGTATCTCTATTGATGCGGTCGTTGCGGACTTTATCTCCGGTGCAGTAGAAGCCATCAGCCCAGAGTTTACCGACCACGATTGGGATATCATTGAAGGTCAAGGCTCATTGTTCAACCCTTCATTTGCAGGGGTGAGTTTAGGCTTGCTTCACGGTGCTCAAGCAGACGCTTTGGTCCTGTGCCATGAGATTGGTCGCCCACACATTCGTAATCTCCCGCATGCAAAATTACCAAGCATCGAACAAACCATTGAAGCCAATTTGCAAGCTGCACGTTTAACAAACCCTGACACACAACTTGTGGGAATCTGCTTGAATACTTCTGCGGTGAGTGAACAAGAGGCCGCACAGCTTTGCCAAGATTGGAGTAAGCAATACCATGTACCAGTGACTGATCCTGTGCGATTTGGTGTAGCAGAAATAGCCCAAAAAATTATTGCGATTTAA